One window of the Glycocaulis alkaliphilus genome contains the following:
- a CDS encoding uracil-DNA glycosylase family protein — MADDFNTLATDIRACRVCQPALGHPCRPVLQGSASARIRIIGQAPGTRVQASGRPFTDPSGDRLRDWMGVSEAEFYDPRLFAITPMGFCFPGLDAKGSDLPPRRECAPLWHDRVTASLPDVEMILLVGLHAQRRYLALPSSATLTGTVLRWREFFPQYVALPHPSWRNSGWLKRNPWFENEVLPSLRLRIREILPRTL, encoded by the coding sequence ATGGCTGACGATTTTAATACGCTGGCCACAGACATCCGCGCCTGCCGGGTGTGCCAGCCAGCGCTTGGCCATCCCTGCCGCCCGGTCCTGCAGGGCAGCGCATCGGCCCGCATCCGCATTATCGGTCAGGCACCCGGCACCCGCGTGCAAGCATCGGGGCGTCCCTTCACTGATCCGTCGGGTGACCGGCTGCGGGACTGGATGGGGGTCAGCGAGGCGGAGTTCTATGATCCGCGCCTGTTTGCGATCACGCCCATGGGTTTCTGCTTTCCCGGCCTTGATGCGAAGGGATCAGACCTGCCGCCCCGGCGCGAATGCGCCCCGCTCTGGCATGACCGCGTAACCGCCAGCCTGCCCGATGTGGAGATGATTCTGCTGGTCGGGCTGCACGCCCAACGCCGCTATCTGGCCTTGCCCTCTTCAGCGACGCTCACAGGAACCGTGCTGCGCTGGCGAGAATTCTTTCCGCAGTATGTTGCGCTGCCGCATCCCAGCTGGCGCAATTCGGGCTGGCTCAAGCGGAACCCATGGTTTGAAAACGAGGTTTTGCCCTCCCTGCGCCTTCGCATCCGCGAAATTCTGCCGCGCACACTTTGA
- a CDS encoding NAD(P)/FAD-dependent oxidoreductase: protein MGAAGLAAGGLVSACAPAPERVQTSAHIVIAGAGAAGLTAASRLAQRLDGARITIIDPRVRHLYQPGFTLIAAGLQPARYSVSRTASYLPRDVNWIEAGVAEFDPDANTVVTSTGQRVRYDYLFAAVGIDLDYGAIEGMDTSLIGQNGLGSVYHSPEAAEATWRSLDRFAETGGEALFLRPATEMKCAGAPLKYTFIVDDILRRRGTRSRSALTYAAHNNVLFSVPIVSEKVRMLYQDRAVDTLYGHVLKSIDPGARRAVFDTPGGEVERAYDFINVIPPMRAAAALRNSPLAWTSGPYAFDGWAEVDRYTLRHVRFPNVFVVGDATGVPKGKTAASVKWQVPVAIDHLAAELAGTQSDSRYDGYTSCPLITRLGRAMLVEFDYQDNLTPSFPGVIAPLEELWISWVMKTIALKPTYVSMLRGEA from the coding sequence ATGGGCGCGGCAGGACTGGCCGCAGGTGGCCTGGTATCAGCCTGCGCACCTGCGCCAGAGCGGGTTCAGACCAGCGCACATATCGTCATCGCAGGCGCAGGTGCCGCAGGGCTGACCGCAGCCTCCCGCCTCGCGCAGCGGCTGGACGGCGCACGTATCACCATTATCGATCCGCGCGTACGCCATCTTTATCAGCCCGGCTTCACCCTGATCGCGGCGGGCCTGCAACCGGCGCGCTATTCGGTCAGCCGGACCGCCTCCTATCTGCCACGTGACGTGAACTGGATCGAGGCAGGCGTGGCCGAGTTTGATCCTGACGCCAACACGGTGGTGACCAGCACGGGCCAGCGTGTGCGCTATGATTACCTATTCGCGGCCGTGGGCATCGACCTCGATTACGGTGCCATCGAGGGCATGGATACCAGCCTTATCGGGCAAAACGGTCTGGGCAGCGTCTATCACAGCCCGGAGGCCGCTGAAGCCACCTGGCGGTCGCTTGACCGGTTTGCCGAAACCGGCGGGGAGGCGCTCTTCCTGCGCCCAGCCACGGAAATGAAATGCGCGGGCGCGCCGCTGAAATACACCTTCATCGTGGACGACATATTGCGGCGGCGCGGCACACGCAGCCGGTCTGCGCTAACGTACGCCGCTCATAACAACGTGCTCTTCAGCGTGCCGATTGTCTCTGAGAAGGTGCGCATGCTCTATCAGGACCGCGCCGTCGACACGCTTTACGGCCACGTCCTCAAATCGATTGATCCAGGCGCGCGCCGGGCCGTCTTCGATACGCCCGGCGGCGAGGTGGAGCGCGCTTACGACTTCATCAATGTGATCCCGCCCATGCGCGCGGCCGCTGCTCTGCGCAACAGCCCGCTTGCCTGGACGAGCGGCCCCTATGCCTTCGATGGCTGGGCGGAGGTGGACCGGTACACTCTGCGCCATGTCCGCTTCCCCAACGTCTTCGTCGTCGGTGATGCGACCGGTGTACCCAAGGGCAAGACAGCCGCCAGCGTGAAATGGCAGGTGCCGGTAGCCATCGATCATCTGGCCGCAGAACTGGCCGGCACACAAAGCGACAGCCGCTATGACGGCTACACCTCCTGCCCGCTCATCACCCGGCTGGGCCGGGCCATGCTGGTGGAGTTCGATTATCAGGACAATCTAACCCCTTCCTTCCCCGGCGTGATTGCACCGCTGGAAGAGCTCTGGATTTCCTGGGTGATGAAGACGATCGCGCTGAAGCCGACCTATGTGTCGATGCTGCGCGGCGAAGCGTAA
- a CDS encoding DUF5368 domain-containing protein, with translation MQELDPGVMLAVLLEMMGIWFWILGALALCGLTGFGWIIVRERGLSSGRLVRSQAFALLAGAAALVLMAHVTKSGFTDAGGPIDWLLIVAIFAGGWIGGTILIYAAMGWWRFMPGQERLVALITRLRPQPAA, from the coding sequence GTGCAGGAACTTGATCCCGGCGTGATGCTGGCCGTGCTGCTGGAAATGATGGGAATCTGGTTCTGGATTCTCGGCGCGCTGGCGCTCTGCGGGCTGACAGGTTTTGGCTGGATCATCGTGCGCGAACGCGGCCTGTCCAGTGGGCGCCTCGTGCGGTCCCAGGCGTTTGCCCTGCTCGCCGGGGCCGCTGCCCTGGTACTGATGGCCCATGTCACCAAGTCCGGCTTTACCGATGCAGGCGGGCCTATCGACTGGCTGCTGATCGTTGCCATCTTTGCGGGCGGCTGGATTGGCGGGACCATTCTGATCTATGCGGCGATGGGCTGGTGGCGTTTCATGCCGGGCCAAGAGAGGCTAGTCGCCCTAATCACCCGCCTTCGGCCACAGCCTGCTGCGTAG
- a CDS encoding acyltransferase: MRRDHRPYWMHRAWEAYENAWVSHFVKAHFEALGPDPKIVRPWNMEVFGPNIRVGRALHVVTRSDQPVSFTVWSPGDVPGSITIGDCCFFAGGVRLLAGGSITIGDGALIAKSVTITDSDWHGLYDRIDPRPESKPVTIGRNVWIGDGAFVGKGISIGDNAVIGARSVVTRDVPANTVVAGNPARPVKELDPDGPYKTRMDLLGDPKGLNAFMENAYRDALKGNSTLGWLRSRLWPKAGD, encoded by the coding sequence ATGCGCCGTGACCACCGCCCCTACTGGATGCACCGCGCGTGGGAGGCGTATGAGAACGCCTGGGTCTCCCATTTCGTCAAAGCCCATTTTGAGGCCCTTGGCCCGGACCCCAAAATCGTGCGCCCCTGGAATATGGAAGTGTTCGGGCCGAACATCCGGGTAGGGCGGGCGTTGCATGTGGTCACCCGTAGCGATCAGCCGGTCAGCTTCACCGTCTGGTCGCCCGGCGATGTGCCCGGCTCCATCACGATTGGCGATTGCTGCTTTTTCGCGGGCGGGGTGCGCCTGCTGGCGGGCGGGTCGATCACCATCGGCGATGGCGCGCTGATCGCGAAATCCGTCACCATTACCGATTCTGACTGGCACGGGCTGTATGACCGCATCGATCCGCGCCCCGAAAGCAAGCCCGTCACCATTGGCCGCAATGTCTGGATTGGTGACGGCGCCTTTGTCGGCAAGGGCATCAGTATCGGTGATAATGCGGTCATCGGCGCGCGCAGCGTCGTGACCCGCGATGTGCCTGCCAACACGGTCGTTGCGGGCAATCCGGCAAGGCCGGTCAAAGAGCTCGACCCTGACGGTCCCTACAAGACCCGCATGGATTTGCTCGGCGATCCCAAGGGGCTGAACGCCTTCATGGAGAATGCCTATCGCGACGCGCTCAAAGGCAATTCCACCCTTGGCTGGCTACGCAGCAGGCTGTGGCCGAAGGCGGGTGATTAG
- a CDS encoding DUF1289 domain-containing protein encodes MNAPVWSPCIKVCFVDPREGICVGCFRTMEELGRWTKMSEAEREAVKPALDERRSAYETKVR; translated from the coding sequence ATGAACGCACCCGTCTGGTCACCCTGCATCAAGGTCTGTTTCGTCGATCCGCGCGAAGGGATTTGCGTCGGCTGTTTCCGCACCATGGAAGAGCTCGGCCGCTGGACGAAAATGAGCGAGGCCGAGCGCGAGGCGGTTAAACCCGCGCTGGATGAACGCCGTAGCGCCTATGAGACGAAGGTGAGGTAG
- a CDS encoding NupC/NupG family nucleoside CNT transporter, with product MEDIGLQLRSLLGVFAFVAIAWALGPRKMPPWVLILGAVIVQFAIAFALYSFAPTRAFLASLTGVVEVLQAATTMGTSFVFGYVGGGEAPFLINPDANASTFIFAFQALPMVIVLSAISALLWRWRVLEFAVRGFALLFRRILNLSGAASLGAAANIFLGMTESPVLIRPRLPTMSRSDLFLIMTVGFSTVAGSVMAIYVSQLTGVVADAAGHILTASLISVPAAVLLARLMHPQDETEEQASKEKVPVNLYHSSMDALTTGVSDGVRLFVNIIAMLLVFTAIVALINFSLATAGEINGAPMSVERVLGWFFAPLVWLAGIPWAEAQTAGSIMGLKTALNEIFAYDALSNTGDELSARSRLIMTYAVCGFANFSSVGILIGGLIAVAPSRRADILSLAPRALISGTLATLMTGAVIGALPGGLFGL from the coding sequence ATGGAAGATATAGGCCTGCAGCTGCGCAGCCTTCTGGGCGTGTTCGCCTTTGTCGCCATCGCCTGGGCGCTGGGTCCGCGCAAAATGCCCCCCTGGGTGCTGATCCTGGGCGCGGTGATCGTGCAGTTTGCCATCGCCTTTGCCCTCTACAGCTTTGCGCCCACGCGCGCCTTCCTTGCCTCGCTGACCGGCGTGGTGGAGGTGCTGCAGGCCGCGACCACCATGGGGACGAGCTTCGTCTTCGGCTATGTCGGCGGTGGAGAAGCTCCCTTCCTCATCAACCCGGATGCCAACGCCTCCACCTTTATCTTCGCGTTTCAGGCTCTGCCCATGGTGATCGTGCTGTCGGCGATCTCGGCGCTGCTCTGGCGCTGGCGGGTGCTGGAATTTGCCGTGCGCGGTTTTGCGCTCCTGTTCCGGCGTATCCTCAATCTCTCCGGCGCGGCGAGCCTTGGCGCAGCGGCGAACATCTTTCTTGGCATGACCGAAAGCCCGGTACTGATCCGCCCGCGCCTGCCCACGATGAGCCGGTCTGACCTGTTCCTCATCATGACGGTGGGCTTCTCCACGGTCGCAGGCTCGGTGATGGCGATCTATGTCAGCCAGCTGACGGGCGTGGTCGCGGATGCCGCCGGCCACATCCTCACCGCCTCGCTGATCTCGGTACCGGCCGCGGTGCTGCTCGCCCGCCTCATGCACCCGCAGGACGAAACAGAGGAGCAGGCCAGCAAGGAGAAGGTGCCGGTCAATCTCTACCATTCCTCGATGGATGCGCTGACGACCGGCGTGTCGGACGGTGTGCGCCTGTTTGTGAACATCATCGCCATGCTGCTGGTGTTCACCGCTATCGTGGCGCTGATCAATTTCTCGCTGGCGACGGCTGGCGAGATCAATGGCGCGCCGATGTCGGTGGAGCGGGTGCTCGGCTGGTTCTTTGCGCCTCTGGTATGGCTCGCCGGCATTCCGTGGGCAGAAGCGCAAACCGCAGGCTCCATCATGGGGCTGAAAACCGCGCTGAACGAGATTTTCGCCTATGACGCGCTGTCCAACACTGGCGATGAGCTGTCCGCGCGCTCGCGCCTCATCATGACCTATGCGGTGTGCGGCTTTGCCAATTTCTCGTCCGTCGGCATCCTGATCGGCGGCCTCATTGCGGTCGCGCCCTCACGCCGGGCAGACATTCTCTCGCTGGCCCCGCGCGCACTGATCTCTGGCACGCTGGCAACGCTAATGACCGGCGCCGTGATCGGCGCCCTGCCGGGCGGATTGTTTGGACTCTAG
- the ligA gene encoding NAD-dependent DNA ligase LigA — protein MSSEIENLSPEAAAAEHARLAEEIAAHDRAYYAEDAPVITDAEYDGLRARLEALEAAFPELAHAESPTQTIGAKPSGKFAEVRHAVPMLSLGNAFDEDDVAAFEARIRRFLNLKDDETLAFTAEPKIDGLSASLRYEKGVLRSGATRGDGQTGENVTENLKTLNEIPKTLTGDVPDVLEVRGEVYLSHADFAALNAAQEAAGKPAYKNPRNAAAGSLRQIDPEITATRPLRFFAYAWGEVSEPLADTQSGAVERLKALGFTTNDDMKRCEGVDALLAHYRDLEARRAELGYDIDGVVYKVDRLDWQARLGFVARAPRWAIAHKFSPEKAVTKLNNIEIQVGRTGALTPVAKLEPVTVGGVVVSNATLHNEDYIRGVGKDGEPIRGGTDIRIGDTVIVQRAGDVIPQIVDVLKDRRDGSEQAFVFPKVCPCPLQTPAEREVNPRTGEVNAVTRCTGEFACPYQRKEHLKHFVARKAFDIEGLGEKQVEAFYEEGIVKEPADIFTLAARNGDGQITPPIAEREGWGEKSAANLFDSIEARRSIGLARFINALGVRHVGEETSRLLARTYGSWDAFEAAAARAGEEGEAREAMLGVDGLGDTAVDAIGRFFAEEHNRAALARLLDQVKVEDAEAVATDSPVAGKTVVFTGALERFTRDEAKARAQSLGAKVAGSVSAKTDYLIAGPGAGSKLKKATELGVTTLTEDEWLVLIGG, from the coding sequence GTGAGCTCCGAAATCGAAAACCTGTCCCCGGAGGCCGCCGCTGCCGAGCATGCGCGCCTCGCCGAAGAGATCGCGGCCCATGACCGCGCCTATTATGCGGAAGATGCGCCGGTCATTACTGACGCCGAATATGATGGCTTGCGTGCCCGGCTGGAGGCACTGGAAGCAGCTTTCCCGGAGCTGGCCCACGCGGAAAGTCCCACGCAGACCATCGGCGCCAAGCCATCGGGCAAATTTGCCGAGGTGCGCCATGCCGTGCCCATGCTGTCGCTCGGCAATGCCTTTGACGAAGACGATGTGGCCGCGTTCGAGGCGCGCATACGCCGCTTTCTGAATTTGAAGGACGACGAAACGCTCGCCTTCACTGCCGAGCCGAAGATTGACGGTCTGTCGGCATCCTTGCGTTATGAGAAGGGTGTGCTCCGGTCGGGCGCGACGCGCGGAGACGGCCAGACGGGCGAGAACGTCACCGAAAACCTCAAGACGCTGAATGAGATACCCAAAACGCTCACCGGCGATGTGCCGGACGTGCTGGAAGTGCGCGGCGAGGTTTATTTGAGCCATGCAGACTTCGCGGCGCTGAACGCGGCTCAGGAGGCGGCTGGCAAGCCGGCCTACAAGAACCCGCGCAACGCCGCCGCCGGTTCGCTGCGTCAGATCGATCCGGAGATTACCGCCACGCGTCCTTTGCGCTTTTTCGCCTATGCCTGGGGCGAGGTGTCTGAACCCTTGGCCGACACCCAGTCCGGCGCGGTTGAGCGCCTGAAGGCGCTGGGCTTCACCACGAATGACGACATGAAGCGGTGCGAGGGCGTGGACGCGCTGCTGGCCCATTATCGCGATCTGGAAGCGCGCCGGGCGGAGCTGGGCTACGATATAGATGGCGTCGTCTACAAGGTGGACCGGCTGGACTGGCAGGCGCGCCTGGGCTTTGTCGCGCGCGCCCCGCGCTGGGCCATCGCGCATAAATTCTCGCCCGAAAAGGCGGTGACGAAGCTCAATAATATCGAGATCCAGGTGGGCCGTACCGGCGCGCTCACCCCTGTGGCCAAGCTCGAACCCGTCACCGTGGGTGGCGTCGTGGTCTCCAACGCCACGCTGCACAATGAGGATTATATTAGGGGCGTCGGCAAGGACGGCGAGCCTATCCGTGGCGGAACCGACATCCGCATCGGCGACACCGTGATCGTCCAGCGTGCGGGCGATGTGATCCCGCAGATTGTCGACGTGCTCAAAGACCGGCGCGATGGCAGCGAGCAGGCCTTTGTGTTCCCGAAGGTCTGCCCCTGTCCGCTGCAGACGCCCGCCGAGCGCGAGGTGAATCCGCGCACCGGCGAGGTCAATGCCGTCACCCGCTGCACTGGCGAGTTTGCCTGCCCCTATCAGCGCAAGGAGCACCTGAAACACTTCGTCGCCCGCAAGGCGTTCGATATTGAGGGGCTGGGCGAGAAGCAGGTCGAGGCCTTCTATGAGGAAGGCATTGTGAAGGAGCCTGCCGACATTTTCACGCTCGCCGCGCGCAATGGTGATGGCCAGATAACGCCGCCGATTGCCGAGCGTGAGGGCTGGGGCGAGAAGTCCGCCGCGAACCTGTTTGACTCCATCGAGGCGCGCCGCTCCATCGGTCTTGCCCGCTTCATCAATGCGCTGGGCGTGCGCCATGTGGGCGAGGAAACCTCGCGGCTTCTGGCGCGCACTTATGGCAGCTGGGATGCGTTCGAGGCCGCTGCCGCGCGCGCTGGCGAAGAGGGCGAGGCGCGCGAGGCCATGCTGGGCGTTGACGGGCTGGGCGATACGGCGGTCGATGCCATTGGCCGCTTCTTCGCCGAGGAGCATAACCGCGCTGCGCTTGCGCGCCTGCTCGACCAGGTAAAAGTGGAAGACGCCGAGGCGGTCGCGACCGACAGCCCGGTAGCCGGCAAGACGGTTGTCTTCACCGGCGCGCTGGAGCGCTTCACCCGCGATGAGGCCAAGGCCCGCGCGCAGAGCCTTGGCGCGAAGGTGGCCGGGTCAGTATCGGCCAAGACCGATTATCTCATCGCCGGACCCGGCGCGGGTTCAAAGCTGAAAAAGGCCACCGAGCTCGGCGTGACAACCCTGACCGAAGATGAGTGGCTGGTACTGATTGGCGGGTAG
- a CDS encoding DUF3253 domain-containing protein, giving the protein MNKQTIESAILALVEQRGAGKSICPSEAARAVWPEEWQKRMREVRGVAVGMARKGEISILRKGKPVDPDDFKGVYRLSLPVASDAPPEADG; this is encoded by the coding sequence ATGAACAAGCAAACGATAGAAAGCGCGATTCTCGCCCTCGTCGAGCAACGCGGTGCCGGTAAATCGATCTGCCCGTCAGAAGCGGCCCGCGCCGTCTGGCCGGAGGAGTGGCAAAAGCGCATGCGCGAAGTGCGCGGCGTGGCCGTCGGCATGGCCCGCAAGGGCGAGATTTCCATCCTGCGCAAAGGCAAGCCGGTGGACCCGGACGACTTCAAGGGTGTCTACCGCCTGTCCCTGCCCGTCGCGTCGGACGCGCCGCCCGAGGCCGATGGCTGA
- the recN gene encoding DNA repair protein RecN, producing the protein MLASLSIRDIVLIDRLDLAFQPGLSALTGETGAGKSILLGALGLACGERADRAMVRAGADQGSAIAVFDLPDGHTALSLLDEAGISFEPGEPVILRRVITADGRSRAHVNDQPASVGLLRALGDVLVEIHGQHDGRGLLDPKSHKRLLDDYARNGARMAAVAQAWDTLSAARRHVEKLKADKARAAEEEVFLRDAVEALDALHPRLGEEEQLAAERRFLQQAETALSDLQAASEAFSGSDAVASRLNHALKGLERVRASLGADAAADSAQANAVSALDRASGALERALIEFDEAESALTDAASAFEVEPGALERAEERLFALRALARKHQVEVDALPALRAELAERLDAVADGEGRTREAEAALKAAEADYARAASALSEARKTQGEKLAAAVMAELAPLKLEKARFRVAVTSDETRAGPSGWDSVAFEVSTNPGAPFGPLDRIASGGELSRFALALKVCLAGSDSGIVMVFDEVDQGVGGAVADAVGHRLARLAEGGQALVVTHSPQVAARAGHHWKIAKSEEGEAMRTRVVPLDGRERREEIARMLSGAEVTEAARAAADELMAS; encoded by the coding sequence ATGCTCGCATCCCTCTCCATACGCGACATCGTCCTCATTGACCGGCTGGACCTTGCCTTTCAGCCCGGCCTTTCCGCGCTGACCGGCGAAACCGGGGCCGGCAAATCCATCCTGCTGGGCGCGCTGGGCCTTGCGTGCGGGGAGCGCGCGGACCGGGCCATGGTGCGCGCCGGCGCCGATCAGGGCAGTGCCATCGCGGTCTTTGACCTGCCAGACGGGCACACAGCCCTTTCCTTGCTGGATGAGGCCGGAATCAGCTTCGAGCCGGGTGAGCCGGTCATTCTGCGCCGCGTCATTACCGCCGATGGCCGTTCCCGCGCGCATGTGAACGACCAGCCGGCAAGCGTCGGCCTGTTGCGGGCGCTGGGCGATGTGCTGGTGGAAATCCATGGCCAGCATGACGGGCGCGGCCTGCTCGATCCCAAATCCCACAAGCGTCTTCTGGACGATTATGCCCGCAATGGCGCGCGCATGGCCGCTGTGGCGCAGGCATGGGACACGCTGAGCGCGGCCCGCCGCCATGTCGAGAAGCTGAAAGCGGACAAGGCGCGCGCCGCCGAGGAGGAGGTCTTCCTGCGCGACGCGGTCGAGGCGCTGGACGCGCTTCATCCCCGCCTTGGCGAGGAAGAGCAGCTGGCCGCAGAACGCCGTTTCCTGCAGCAGGCCGAGACGGCGCTCTCCGACCTGCAGGCCGCCTCGGAAGCCTTTTCCGGTTCTGACGCCGTGGCGAGCCGCCTCAATCATGCGCTCAAGGGCCTGGAACGCGTGCGTGCGAGCCTTGGCGCAGACGCGGCTGCAGACAGCGCGCAGGCCAATGCCGTCAGCGCTCTGGACCGGGCCAGCGGCGCACTGGAGCGCGCGCTGATCGAGTTTGACGAGGCTGAAAGCGCGCTCACTGATGCGGCTTCCGCCTTCGAGGTGGAGCCCGGCGCACTGGAACGTGCCGAAGAGCGCCTGTTTGCCCTGCGCGCCCTCGCCCGCAAGCATCAGGTGGAGGTGGACGCCCTGCCGGCCCTGCGCGCTGAACTCGCCGAACGGCTCGATGCGGTGGCCGACGGGGAAGGCCGCACACGCGAAGCCGAAGCCGCGCTGAAAGCCGCTGAAGCTGATTATGCCCGCGCTGCCAGTGCCTTGAGCGAGGCACGCAAGACGCAAGGCGAGAAGCTCGCCGCTGCCGTGATGGCCGAACTCGCTCCGCTCAAACTGGAAAAGGCACGCTTCCGCGTTGCCGTCACTAGCGACGAGACCCGCGCCGGCCCGTCGGGCTGGGACTCGGTGGCGTTCGAGGTGTCCACCAATCCGGGCGCGCCGTTTGGTCCGCTGGACCGGATTGCGTCGGGCGGCGAGCTGTCGCGCTTCGCGCTGGCGCTGAAAGTGTGCCTGGCGGGGTCCGACAGCGGCATTGTGATGGTGTTTGACGAGGTCGATCAGGGGGTTGGCGGGGCGGTGGCCGATGCGGTGGGCCACCGGCTGGCGCGCCTTGCCGAAGGCGGGCAGGCGCTGGTTGTCACCCACTCCCCGCAGGTTGCTGCCCGCGCGGGCCATCACTGGAAAATCGCCAAATCCGAGGAAGGCGAGGCCATGCGCACCCGCGTCGTACCGCTGGACGGGCGGGAGCGCCGCGAGGAGATCGCGCGCATGCTGTCGGGCGCGGAAGTGACCGAAGCGGCACGCGCCGCTGCTGATGAGCTGATGGCATCGTGA
- a CDS encoding Leu/Phe/Val dehydrogenase: MSVPASVFEHPAFDNHEKVLFATDPATGLQAILAVHSTVRGPAVGGCRMWAYESSADAVTDVLRLSQGMSYKNIMADLPIGGGKSVIIKPEGDFDRDALFQAFGRAVDSLNGHYISAEDVGVSPADMLSARRTTRHVVGLPDGTGDPSPITAKGVFLGIQLVAEKALGNSSLAGVRIAVQGATGHVGSYLCEHLAKAGAELTLTDIHEDALQALAAKLGAKTVGKDDIYDVEADIFAPCALGSIINEKTIDRLKVRAVAGAANNQLATREMGAELMKRKIAYAPDYVINAGGIINIMGEIDARFDKKWVEGKLQGLKSTLGEILDTAENEGRPANLIADEIARQRIEDARSGNNLQAAE; encoded by the coding sequence ATGAGCGTGCCTGCCAGCGTGTTTGAACACCCCGCGTTCGATAATCATGAGAAGGTATTGTTTGCCACCGACCCGGCTACGGGGTTGCAGGCGATCCTCGCCGTGCATTCCACCGTGCGCGGCCCGGCCGTGGGCGGCTGCCGCATGTGGGCCTATGAGAGCTCTGCTGACGCCGTGACCGACGTGCTGCGCCTGTCGCAAGGCATGAGCTACAAGAACATCATGGCCGATTTGCCGATTGGCGGCGGCAAGAGCGTCATCATCAAGCCGGAAGGCGATTTCGACCGCGACGCGCTGTTCCAGGCGTTTGGCCGCGCCGTGGACTCGCTGAACGGGCATTACATCTCGGCTGAGGATGTGGGCGTCAGCCCGGCTGACATGCTCAGCGCCCGGCGCACCACGCGCCATGTGGTCGGCCTGCCTGATGGTACGGGCGATCCCTCCCCCATCACCGCCAAGGGCGTGTTCCTGGGCATCCAGCTCGTTGCCGAGAAGGCGCTGGGCAATTCATCGCTCGCGGGCGTGCGCATTGCCGTTCAAGGCGCAACCGGCCATGTCGGCTCCTATCTGTGCGAGCATCTGGCCAAGGCCGGCGCGGAGCTGACCCTGACCGACATCCACGAGGATGCACTGCAGGCGCTGGCCGCAAAGCTCGGCGCGAAGACCGTCGGCAAGGACGATATTTACGATGTCGAGGCCGATATTTTCGCGCCTTGCGCCCTGGGGTCCATCATCAACGAGAAAACCATCGACCGGCTGAAAGTGCGCGCCGTTGCGGGCGCGGCCAACAACCAGCTCGCCACGCGCGAGATGGGCGCCGAGCTGATGAAGCGCAAAATCGCCTACGCCCCGGACTATGTCATCAATGCTGGCGGCATCATCAATATCATGGGCGAGATCGATGCCCGCTTCGACAAGAAATGGGTCGAGGGCAAGCTGCAGGGTCTCAAATCCACGCTCGGCGAAATTCTCGACACGGCAGAGAATGAAGGCCGCCCGGCCAACCTCATCGCCGACGAGATCGCCCGCCAGCGCATCGAGGATGCCCGATCAGGCAATAATCTGCAGGCGGCGGAGTAG